One Ignavibacteriales bacterium genomic window, GCGTGGGAGACAGCTGGAAATCATTCGGTATCTCGGATAGATTTAGCCAGTATTCACTTGGCAACCTTCCTGCAGGAACATACCAGCTTATTGTCAATAGGTTAGGATACACAACACAAGTTAAAAATAATGTTGTACTCTCGAGCGGACAACAATTGCTGGACGTTAATTTCACGCTTACAATATCCGACGGAGGATCGGTAAACATCTCCGGCAACACAACTATAATCCCCGAAGGTTATAGCTTGCTTCAAAATTATCCGAACCCCTTTAACCCCGTCTCGAAAATAAAATTTGAACTTCCCGAAAAGGGCATAGTAAATTTAAAAGTTTATAATACCGCCGGACAACTGGTTTCGGAATTGCTGAACGGGCAGGTATTAAATGCAGGCATATATTCCGCCGAGTTTGATGGCGGCAACCTCGCAAGCGGAGTGTACTTTTACAGGCTTGAGGTGACAAGCGAAAACGGCGCAAAAGAGTTTTCCGGATCAAAGAAGATGATCCTTATTAAGTGATTGTTCTTTCATTTCTTTATTTACCCTACTTATTTATTACCCTTACTCGATCCGGACTCAGACTCTGAGTCCGGATTTTTTTACTATTTCATTATTTTTTTTTGATTTTATTGTTAAATTACAATTTGGGGGTGATTAGTCTTTATTAAACTCAAATGGGCAAAACCATGAAAAAATTTTACAATCTATTTTCCATTGTTTTACTCCTGAGCGTGTTGGTATCAGTTAACACATTTGCGGGAGACAGACTTGTTCTGATTGAGAGATATACAAGTTCGACATGCGGTCCGTGTGCGTCTGCAAACCCGACTCTCGATGCGCTTTTAAATACTACAGACCCGTCTAAGCTTACAGGTATTTCATATCATATGAACTGGCCCGCGCCGGGTAACGATCCTATGTTTCTTTTTAATCCCGGTGACAATACAGGAAGAAGGAATTACTATGGCGTGAATGCTATTCCTCACTGGAGAACAGACGGTTCGATGGAAGTAAGTACTGGAAACGTTGCTAGTTCATATGCAAGTAGAACTGGCGTTATCAGTCCGATCACTATCATTACTACTTATAATATTGTTGGCGATAGTATGAAAGTCACAGCAAAGATATTTTGCGAAGACCTCCTTGCCGATCCTAATGTAACTGTTCATATGGCTCTGCTTGAAAAACCAATACAATATCCGGGTCCTCCCGGAACTAACGGTGAGTCTCATTTCCTTGATGTTATGAGAAAAATGTATCCTAATTCCAGTGGAACAAAAGTAACTTTATTCCCTGGTACAACATATGTGCTTGAAGGATCATTTTATATTGACCCCTCTTATGTTCAGGGCAATCTAAGACCGCTGATATTTGTACAGGCTAACGACAAAGAGATTCTTAATGCCGGTGTTCCGACATATGATTATACATTACTCTCAGACCTGGCATACAAAGTTGTTGACCAGGGGCAGAATGCTTCCGGCGATTTCCAGATCAGTGTTCCCGTGGTTGCTGCAGGTTATAATGAAACAGTTACCCTGAGTGCTGAAGTTCAACCTAGCAACCCTGGCGTAACCGTTTCATTCCCAAGTGGAAACACGATTGGCTCATTCCCGGGTCAGGTTACTGTAAGAGTAAATTCTACTTCGGCAGTTCCTACAGGTATATATAAAGTTATTGTCACAGGTACAAATGCAAGCAATGATGAACATAAAATAGTTGTTTCATACTTGGTTGGTAAGAGCTATGTAAGCGTTGGTACAAATAGGCCATTAGTTGCATTCTCGGTTGATAATACAAATTACAGTTCACTCAGGTTATTTGACTGGGACATATCATCAAACCATGATCTTAGTGTTACAACTCCACAGACGTTTGGAAATACAAGATATGTATTTGAAGACTGGAGCAACGGTGTAAATACACCTACACAAACAGTAACTGTAAATTCAAGCACTAATGGTTACACTGCTAACTTTAACACACAGTTTAAATTTACCGGCTTTACGAGTCCGGGTGGACTACCGGTAACCATTACACATGCAGGTGAATTTATCGATTCAGGATCTGTCGTGGATGTTTCAATTACGCCTACACAGGTCATGTACAACGGTCAGATGTATTATTTCAAGAACTGGATAGGTGGTGGTAGCGGTTCATATACCGGTACTAATTCAAGCTTCCAGATCTCATCTATGGATAATTTCATTAGTGAAGTTGCTATATTCGATACTGTAACTGCAGTTAGCCAGTTAGGAAGTGAAATTCCTGACAGCTATGAACTGTATCAAAACTATCCGAATCCGTTCAACCCCGAAACAAAGATTAAATTTGATATTCCGCAAGCAGGTAACGTAAAACTGGCGGTTTACAATATTCTTGGTGAACAGGTTGCAATATTATACAACGGGTTCCTGAATTACGGAAGGTTCGAATCAGCTTGGAACGCTTCACAATTTGCCAGCGGAGTTTATTTCTATAAGCTGGAAACTGAGAATTTTGTTTCTATCAAGAAACTGGTACTTCTGAAGTAATACTTAGTACGTAAGGCTTTAAACCGGGGGCGATATTAACATTTTATAGGGTTAATATCGCCTCTTTATTTTCATTTTCTATGTCGGAATATGGATACAAATAAGGAAAGT contains:
- a CDS encoding T9SS type A sorting domain-containing protein, giving the protein MKKFYNLFSIVLLLSVLVSVNTFAGDRLVLIERYTSSTCGPCASANPTLDALLNTTDPSKLTGISYHMNWPAPGNDPMFLFNPGDNTGRRNYYGVNAIPHWRTDGSMEVSTGNVASSYASRTGVISPITIITTYNIVGDSMKVTAKIFCEDLLADPNVTVHMALLEKPIQYPGPPGTNGESHFLDVMRKMYPNSSGTKVTLFPGTTYVLEGSFYIDPSYVQGNLRPLIFVQANDKEILNAGVPTYDYTLLSDLAYKVVDQGQNASGDFQISVPVVAAGYNETVTLSAEVQPSNPGVTVSFPSGNTIGSFPGQVTVRVNSTSAVPTGIYKVIVTGTNASNDEHKIVVSYLVGKSYVSVGTNRPLVAFSVDNTNYSSLRLFDWDISSNHDLSVTTPQTFGNTRYVFEDWSNGVNTPTQTVTVNSSTNGYTANFNTQFKFTGFTSPGGLPVTITHAGEFIDSGSVVDVSITPTQVMYNGQMYYFKNWIGGGSGSYTGTNSSFQISSMDNFISEVAIFDTVTAVSQLGSEIPDSYELYQNYPNPFNPETKIKFDIPQAGNVKLAVYNILGEQVAILYNGFLNYGRFESAWNASQFASGVYFYKLETENFVSIKKLVLLK